A region from the Salvelinus fontinalis isolate EN_2023a chromosome 23, ASM2944872v1, whole genome shotgun sequence genome encodes:
- the LOC129820776 gene encoding GA-binding protein alpha chain-like produces MSKSETEEMIEIEIDGQEKQECLEEGVEEQTITSADLIQQDIDINEPIGNLKKLLEPRIQMSLDGYEICLQDIQLHPDHSLFDQGVKTDGTVQLSLQIITKPGEEKLNILEIVKPVETVEVVIDPDAAGEEGTLMEEGQLIAVEHSSLSDDTSEQVTRWAAALEGYRKEQVRLGIPYDPEQWTADQVIHWAVWVMKEFSIDEMEVGGIHIPGRDLCSFTQEEFLQRVPSGEILWSHLELLRKYVLASQDQSGQEATVTIDQQVQIIPAAVQTTPTTIKVLKQNRGPRTPRISGGEERSSPGNRTGNNGQIQLWQFLLELLTDKDARDCISWVGEEGEFKLNQPELVAQKWGQRKNKPTMNYEKLSRALRYYYDGDMISKVQGKRFVYKFVCDLRTLIGYSAAELNNLVTECEQKKLARIQLHGIGQPITTVTLATSAQDS; encoded by the exons ATGTCTAAAAGTGAGAcagaggagatgatagagattgAGATCGACGGACAGGAGAAACAGGAGTGCCTGGAGGAGGG GGTTGAGGAGCAGACCATTACATCAGCCGATCTGATCCAACAGGACATCGACATCAATGAGCCAATCGGTAACCTGAAGAAGCTCCTTGAGCCCCGTATCCAGATGTCATTGGATGGATATGAAATCTGTCTACAGGACATCCAG CTGCATCCAGACCACAGCCTCTTTGATCAAGGAGTGAAGACAGATGGCACAGTGCAACTCAGTCTACAGATCATCACCAAACCAG GCGAGGAGAAGCTGAACATCCTGGAGATCGTGAAGCCGGTGGAGACGGTGGAGGTGGTGATCGACCCGGATGCTGCAGGGGAGGAGGGCACCCTGATGGAGGAGGGCCAGCTGATTGCTGTGGAGCACTCCTCCCTGTCAGATGACACCTCAGAGCAGGTGACACGCTGGGCCGCCGCCCTGGAGGGCTACCGCAAGGAACAGGTCCGTCTGGGGATACCCTACG acccAGAACAGTGGACGGCAGACCAGGTGATCCACTGGGCCGTGTGGGTGATGAAGGAGTTCAGCATTGACGAGATGGAGGTGGGAGGGATTCACATCCCGGGTCGCGACCTCTGCTCCTTCACCCAGGAAGAGTTCCTGCAGAGGGTCCCTAGTGGAGAGATCCTCTGGAGCCACTTGGAGCTTCTCCGCAAGT ATGTGTTGGCCAGTCAGGACCAGTCTGGCCAGGAGGCCACAGTCACCATTGACCAAC AAGTCCAGATCATCCCAGCTGCTGTGCAGACCACACCCACCACCATCAAGGTACTGAAGCAGAACCGCGGCCCCAGAACACCCCGCATCTCAGGAGGAGAGGAGCGCAGCTCACCTGGCAACCGCACAG GTAACAACGGTCAGATCCAGCTGTGGCAGTTCCTGTTGGAGCTGTTGACGGATAAGGATGCTAGAGACTGTATCTcctgggtgggagaggagggagagttcaAACTCAACCAACCTGAACTGGTGGCCCAAAAATGGGGCCAACGCAAGAACAAGCCCACCATGAACTATGAGAAACTCAGCCGAGCGCTCAG GTATTACTACGACGGGGACATGATCAGCAAGGTGCAGGGCAAGCGCTTCGTCTACAAGTTTGTGTGCGACCTGAGGACTTTGATTGGCTACAGCGCTGCCGAGCTCAACAACCTGGTGACGGAGTGTGAGCAGAAGAAGCTGGCCCGCATTCAGCTGCACGGGATTGGCCAGCCCATCACCACAGTGACACTGGCCACCTCAGCACAGGACAGCTGA